A section of the Verrucomicrobium sp. GAS474 genome encodes:
- the ychF gene encoding redox-regulated ATPase YchF, whose amino-acid sequence MLRAGIVGLPNVGKSTLFNAMTRSRKAQAANYPFCTIDPNVGAVTVPDARLAFLSEMSKTQKTIPAVIEMVDIAGLVKGASQGEGLGNQFLTHIREVDAIVQVVRCFEDENIHHVSGAVDPIGDIEVINTELVLADLGAVQKRIEKTAKGARGGDKVAKAELALLERLAPHLDSGKPALLLSVSDEEKPILKHFQLLTAKPTIFACNVAEGDLAKADDHPLVQKVRAYAKEHLSTEAVVISAQIESDLVELSDAEAADYLKELGVAESGVGGLIRATYHLLGLRTYFTTGEKETRAWTIPEGATGPQAAGVIHSDFERGFIAAECVAYDVLKSLGTMAKAKEAGKWRIEGKEYVVADGDVLEFRFNV is encoded by the coding sequence ATGCTACGCGCTGGTATCGTCGGTTTGCCCAATGTCGGCAAAAGCACTCTCTTCAACGCCATGACGCGGAGCCGCAAGGCGCAGGCGGCGAACTATCCCTTTTGCACGATCGACCCGAACGTCGGCGCGGTGACGGTGCCCGATGCCCGCCTCGCCTTCCTCTCCGAGATGTCGAAGACGCAGAAGACGATCCCGGCCGTGATCGAGATGGTCGACATCGCCGGCCTCGTGAAGGGCGCGAGCCAGGGCGAGGGCCTCGGCAACCAGTTCCTGACCCACATCCGCGAGGTCGACGCCATCGTCCAGGTCGTCCGCTGCTTCGAGGATGAGAACATCCACCACGTCAGCGGCGCGGTCGACCCGATCGGCGACATCGAGGTGATCAACACCGAGCTGGTCCTCGCCGACCTCGGCGCGGTCCAGAAGCGGATCGAGAAGACGGCGAAGGGCGCGCGCGGCGGCGACAAGGTCGCGAAGGCCGAGCTGGCCCTGCTGGAGCGCCTCGCCCCCCACCTGGACTCGGGGAAGCCCGCCCTCCTCCTCTCCGTCTCCGACGAGGAGAAGCCGATCCTGAAGCACTTCCAGCTCCTCACGGCGAAGCCGACGATCTTCGCCTGCAACGTCGCCGAGGGCGACCTCGCGAAGGCCGACGACCATCCCCTCGTCCAGAAGGTCCGGGCCTACGCGAAGGAACACCTCTCCACCGAGGCCGTCGTCATCTCGGCCCAGATCGAGTCCGACCTCGTCGAGCTGAGCGACGCCGAGGCGGCCGACTACCTGAAGGAACTCGGCGTCGCCGAGTCGGGCGTCGGCGGGCTGATCCGCGCCACCTACCACCTCCTCGGCCTCCGCACCTACTTCACGACGGGCGAGAAGGAAACCCGCGCCTGGACGATCCCCGAAGGGGCGACCGGCCCCCAGGCGGCGGGCGTCATCCATTCCGACTTCGAGCGCGGCTTCATCGCCGCCGAGTGCGTCGCCTACGACGTCCTCAAGAGCCTCGGCACCATGGCGAAGGCGAAGGAAGCCGGGAAGTGGCGGATCGAAGGGAAGGAATACGTCGTCGCCGACGGCGACGTCCTCGAATTCCGCTTCAACGTCTGA
- a CDS encoding L,D-transpeptidase family protein: MRFLFPFLCLALLAPLRADEASDDAESRGFAQPSSSRESLHRSESRVVDYWTNRALIPLLWNPDTTKPITKIEVELGACKLFVYQGEKLVGATSISPGKEGGYETRPGVFEITQKDKDHRSNLYGSFVNAKGETVNDSAEAGQTPPPGTHYEGAPMFWFLRITDTGTGLHAGYVTGTPVSHGCIRMPPPFAEDLFSLAQVGTKVVVKP, encoded by the coding sequence ATGCGCTTTCTTTTCCCGTTCCTGTGCCTCGCCCTCCTCGCCCCCCTGCGGGCCGACGAGGCCTCCGACGACGCGGAGAGCCGCGGCTTCGCCCAGCCCTCCTCGTCCCGGGAGAGCCTCCACCGTTCCGAGAGCCGGGTCGTCGACTACTGGACGAACCGGGCCCTCATCCCGCTCCTCTGGAATCCCGACACGACGAAGCCGATCACGAAGATCGAAGTCGAGCTCGGCGCGTGCAAGCTCTTCGTCTACCAGGGGGAGAAGCTCGTCGGGGCGACCTCCATTTCCCCCGGCAAGGAAGGGGGCTACGAGACCCGGCCCGGGGTCTTTGAAATCACCCAGAAGGACAAGGACCACCGCTCCAACCTCTACGGCTCCTTCGTCAACGCGAAGGGGGAGACGGTGAACGACAGCGCCGAGGCCGGGCAGACGCCGCCCCCCGGCACCCATTACGAGGGGGCGCCGATGTTCTGGTTCCTCCGCATCACCGATACCGGGACCGGCCTCCACGCCGGGTATGTGACCGGGACGCCGGTCTCCCACGGCTGCATCCGGATGCCGCCCCCTTTCGCCGAGGATCTCTTCAGCCTCGCCCAGGTCGGGACGAAGGTGGTGGTGAAGCCTTAG